A portion of the Oxynema aestuarii AP17 genome contains these proteins:
- the plsY gene encoding glycerol-3-phosphate 1-O-acyltransferase PlsY: MIAWLTLNAGLWLAGYLLGSIPTGYLVGKLLKGIDLRQEGSGSTGATNVLRTIGKGPAIAVLLVDILKGAAAIALVRAVYGWEAIAPFVPPTADADQWLPWMSTIAAFAALIGHSKSVWLGFQGGKAVASSLGVLLAMSWPVGLGTLGVFAVFVAISRIVSLSSIAGAIAVSGLMVLFGEPAPYCVFAIVGGLYVIWRHRTNIERLLAGTEPRIGEKLVAPDSQSQPS; encoded by the coding sequence ATGATTGCTTGGCTGACACTTAATGCTGGATTATGGCTGGCGGGCTACTTACTCGGCTCGATTCCGACCGGGTACCTCGTCGGCAAACTGCTCAAAGGGATCGATTTGCGACAAGAGGGATCGGGTTCGACCGGAGCCACCAACGTGCTCAGAACGATCGGCAAAGGTCCGGCGATCGCCGTATTACTCGTGGATATTTTAAAAGGAGCCGCCGCGATCGCCCTCGTGCGCGCCGTCTACGGTTGGGAGGCGATCGCCCCGTTCGTACCGCCGACCGCCGACGCGGACCAGTGGTTGCCCTGGATGAGTACGATCGCCGCTTTTGCCGCCTTAATCGGTCATAGTAAATCGGTCTGGCTCGGCTTCCAAGGCGGAAAAGCAGTCGCCAGCAGCCTCGGCGTCTTGCTGGCGATGTCTTGGCCCGTCGGCTTGGGAACCTTGGGCGTATTTGCGGTCTTTGTCGCTATTTCCCGAATTGTCTCCCTCAGTTCGATCGCCGGAGCGATCGCCGTATCCGGCTTGATGGTGTTATTCGGAGAACCCGCGCCCTACTGTGTCTTTGCGATCGTCGGAGGGCTGTACGTGATCTGGCGGCATCGCACCAACATCGAGCGCTTGCTCGCCGGAACCGAACCGCGCATCGGCGAAAAGCTCGTCGCGCCGGACTCCCAAAGCCAACCGTCTTAA
- a CDS encoding aminotransferase class I/II-fold pyridoxal phosphate-dependent enzyme, protein MSSTHNPKKAPILETLQACTQRCHAPFYTPGHKHGRGMPQELTAWLGLPVFQADLPELPELDNLFSPQSVIQEAQELAAETFGADRTWFLVNGSTSGIVAAILATCSSGDKIILPRTVHRSVISGLILSGAMPIFINPEYDPVWDLAWGMGPEAVEGALNEHPDAKAVMVVYPTYQGVCSDIEAIARVCRDRDVLLLADEAHGPHFTFHRDLPMAALAAGADVSVQSIHKVLGALTQASMVHVKGDRLDPDRLSASLQLLTSSSPSYLLLASLDAARRQMALDGEALMEETLRLGRSAQAQIAAIPGLRVLDGPSAPTSGFTARDRTRIVVNVSELGLSGYEADELLDEKFGVVCELPLPKTVTFIVSLGNTQTDIDRLVAGLEGLARQFRREGACGGDRPPLAFPELSPKPLCLSPRDAFFAPVETIRAIDAVNRISAELVCPYPPGIPILMPGEAICAAAIDYLHAVKTRGALLTGCSDPSFQTVQVVQE, encoded by the coding sequence GTGTCATCTACCCACAATCCTAAAAAAGCTCCCATTCTCGAAACCCTGCAAGCGTGTACTCAGCGTTGTCATGCGCCGTTTTATACCCCCGGTCACAAGCACGGGCGGGGAATGCCGCAGGAGTTGACGGCGTGGCTGGGGTTGCCCGTATTTCAGGCGGACTTGCCGGAATTGCCGGAACTCGATAATTTGTTTTCGCCCCAAAGTGTGATTCAAGAAGCCCAGGAGTTGGCGGCAGAAACATTTGGAGCCGATCGCACCTGGTTTTTAGTGAATGGGTCTACCAGTGGTATTGTGGCGGCGATTTTGGCGACTTGCAGCAGTGGGGACAAAATCATTTTGCCGCGCACGGTCCACCGTTCGGTGATTTCCGGTTTAATCCTTTCCGGGGCGATGCCGATTTTTATCAATCCGGAATACGATCCCGTGTGGGATCTGGCGTGGGGGATGGGGCCAGAGGCCGTGGAAGGGGCGTTAAACGAGCATCCGGACGCTAAAGCCGTGATGGTGGTTTATCCAACCTATCAGGGGGTTTGTAGTGACATCGAGGCGATCGCCCGTGTTTGCCGCGATCGCGACGTTCTCCTGTTGGCCGACGAAGCCCACGGACCTCATTTTACCTTTCATCGAGACTTGCCGATGGCGGCGTTGGCGGCGGGGGCGGATGTCAGCGTGCAGTCGATCCACAAAGTCCTCGGGGCGTTGACCCAAGCTTCGATGGTACACGTAAAAGGCGATCGCCTCGATCCGGACCGCCTCAGTGCGAGTTTGCAACTGCTGACATCGAGTAGTCCGAGTTACTTGCTGTTGGCGTCCCTGGATGCGGCGCGGCGACAGATGGCCCTCGACGGCGAGGCGCTGATGGAGGAGACGTTAAGATTAGGGCGATCGGCCCAAGCGCAAATTGCGGCGATTCCCGGGTTGAGGGTGTTGGACGGGCCGAGTGCGCCGACCTCGGGATTTACGGCACGCGATCGCACCCGCATCGTCGTCAACGTCAGCGAGTTGGGATTGAGCGGTTACGAAGCGGACGAGCTTCTCGACGAAAAATTCGGCGTAGTTTGCGAATTGCCGTTACCGAAAACGGTGACTTTTATCGTCAGTTTGGGCAATACTCAAACCGATATCGATCGCCTCGTAGCGGGATTGGAGGGGTTAGCTCGGCAGTTTCGACGGGAGGGCGCCTGTGGTGGCGATCGCCCCCCCCTCGCCTTTCCCGAATTGTCCCCGAAACCGTTGTGCCTGTCTCCACGGGATGCCTTTTTTGCTCCGGTGGAAACGATTCGCGCGATCGATGCCGTCAACCGCATCAGTGCGGAGTTGGTCTGTCCCTATCCGCCTGGAATTCCGATTTTGATGCCCGGAGAGGCGATTTGTGCAGCCGCGATCGATTACTTGCACGCCGTCAAGACCCGAGGAGCCCTGCTCACCGGATGTAGCGATCCGAGCTTTCAAACCGTGCAAGTCGTGCAAGAGTAG
- a CDS encoding phosphatidate cytidylyltransferase: protein MPWSRILSTIVASPLALGAIWLGGWYYTLGFAILVYLAHREYLNLVRAKGIIPAGKTSLFLTICLVCCANINPQFADALLPLAGTFICFYLLFKPKMATIADLAASILGLFYIGYLPSFWVRLRSLGRSLTLNDSVFPFPETWQLGADGVRHLSEGLTLTLIAFGCIVAADIGAYVFGRCFGRTPLSDISPKKTVEGAIFGIASSVAVATAGGWYIHWPAWPETGVALGLLIGIASLLGDLTESLMKRDAGVKDSGQLIPGHGGILDRADSYVFTAPIVYYFATLVLPLLRG from the coding sequence ATGCCTTGGTCCCGGATTCTCAGTACGATTGTCGCTAGCCCCCTCGCTTTAGGGGCGATTTGGCTGGGGGGTTGGTACTACACCCTCGGTTTTGCCATCCTCGTTTACCTCGCCCATCGCGAATATCTCAATTTAGTTCGCGCCAAGGGAATTATCCCGGCAGGGAAAACGAGTCTATTTTTAACGATTTGTCTGGTCTGCTGCGCCAATATCAACCCGCAGTTTGCCGATGCACTCTTGCCTCTGGCTGGAACGTTTATCTGTTTTTATTTATTGTTCAAACCGAAAATGGCGACGATCGCCGATTTGGCGGCCTCCATTCTCGGTTTGTTTTATATCGGCTATTTACCCAGTTTTTGGGTCCGTCTGCGATCGCTCGGGCGCAGTCTGACCCTCAACGATTCCGTGTTTCCTTTCCCGGAAACCTGGCAGTTGGGCGCCGACGGGGTGCGCCACCTCTCGGAAGGCTTGACCCTGACCTTAATCGCGTTCGGCTGTATTGTCGCCGCCGATATCGGCGCCTACGTGTTCGGGAGATGTTTCGGTCGCACGCCGTTGTCCGATATCAGTCCCAAGAAAACCGTAGAAGGGGCGATCTTCGGCATCGCTAGCAGTGTGGCGGTGGCGACTGCCGGAGGCTGGTATATCCACTGGCCTGCATGGCCGGAAACGGGGGTCGCCTTGGGGCTGTTAATCGGGATTGCCAGTTTGCTCGGGGATTTAACCGAGTCGTTGATGAAGCGCGATGCCGGGGTGAAAGATTCGGGACAGTTGATTCCCGGTCACGGCGGCATTCTCGATCGCGCCGACAGTTACGTGTTTACCGCGCCGATCGTTTATTATTTCGCGACCTTAGTGCTGCCGTTGTTACGAGGTTGA
- a CDS encoding UDP-sulfoquinovose synthase has translation MRVLVIGGDGYCGWATALYLSNKGYDVAILDNLVRRHWDLQLGVDTLTPIAPIQQRLQRWKDLTGKTIDLFVGDINHYDFLIDALQKFQPDSIVHFGEQRSAPFSMIDREHAVLTQVNNVVGTLNILYAMREHFPECHLVKLGTMGEYGTPNIDIEEGYITIEHNGRKDTLPYPKQPGSFYHLSKVHDSHNIYFACKIWGLRATDLHQGVVYGVLTEETGMDEMLINRLDYDGVFGTALNRFCIQAAIEHPLTVYGKGGQTRGFLDIRDTVRCIELAIAHPAEAGQLRVFNQFTEMFGVRDLAMMVKQAATGMGLDVEIGQFDNPRVELEDHYFNAKNTKLLDLGLDPHYLSDSLIDSLLNFAIKYKHRVDKTQILPKVSWRREVGTK, from the coding sequence ATGAGAGTCCTGGTTATTGGCGGTGACGGTTATTGCGGTTGGGCAACCGCACTCTACCTTTCAAACAAAGGTTACGATGTCGCAATTTTAGATAATCTGGTGCGTCGGCACTGGGATTTACAACTCGGAGTCGATACCCTGACTCCGATCGCCCCGATCCAACAACGTCTCCAGCGTTGGAAAGACCTGACGGGCAAGACCATCGATCTCTTTGTCGGGGATATCAACCACTACGATTTCCTGATCGATGCCTTGCAGAAATTCCAGCCGGATTCGATCGTTCACTTCGGCGAACAGCGTTCGGCGCCGTTTTCGATGATCGATCGCGAACATGCCGTATTGACCCAGGTCAATAACGTGGTCGGAACGCTCAACATCCTTTACGCCATGCGCGAACACTTCCCAGAGTGTCATTTAGTCAAACTGGGAACGATGGGCGAATACGGCACGCCGAATATCGACATCGAAGAAGGCTACATCACCATCGAACACAACGGACGCAAGGATACCCTACCCTATCCGAAGCAACCGGGTTCGTTCTACCACCTGAGCAAAGTACACGACAGTCATAATATTTACTTTGCCTGCAAGATCTGGGGTCTGCGCGCCACGGACTTGCATCAAGGGGTGGTCTACGGCGTCTTGACCGAAGAAACCGGGATGGACGAGATGTTGATCAACCGTCTCGACTACGATGGCGTCTTCGGAACCGCACTCAACCGCTTCTGCATTCAAGCGGCGATCGAACATCCCCTGACCGTTTACGGAAAAGGCGGACAAACGCGCGGGTTCTTGGACATTCGCGATACGGTTCGCTGCATCGAATTGGCGATCGCCCACCCGGCGGAAGCTGGACAATTGCGGGTCTTCAACCAATTCACGGAAATGTTCGGCGTCCGCGACTTGGCAATGATGGTCAAGCAGGCGGCGACCGGAATGGGTCTCGATGTCGAAATCGGTCAGTTCGACAATCCCCGCGTCGAACTCGAAGACCATTATTTCAACGCCAAAAATACAAAACTCCTCGATCTCGGCTTGGACCCCCATTACCTCTCGGATTCGCTCATCGATTCGCTGTTGAATTTTGCGATCAAATACAAGCATCGCGTCGATAAAACCCAAATTCTGCCCAAGGTCTCTTGGCGTCGGGAAGTCGGAACTAAGTAG
- a CDS encoding esterase-like activity of phytase family protein, which produces MGNNSEVRVLQQGKQFVKFGFRKGAIALVALVLAISNLLSGCTLPAVSAQDRMFLDLSLEFLDEYKLTGSSFQGTQIGGLSGITYDRGRDRFYAISDDRGNYGPARFYTLKLTLDSSNPDAIGIQKLEIENVTEIRNENNRPYPIGEINPEGIAFAPPHQLYISSEGVNRKQIAPFVAEYDLETGQWQRGVPIPKTYLPDETENGQTRGVQENLGFESLTLNARSFGDPSVDPIRLFTATEAPLVQDLDDPEAGLKPKNRLLHYLIGDGPPIPIAEHLYELDTDERWSLFTGLTDLLALDRGGHLLSLERSFGFLGYEAKIFQITLGSATDTSRIASLKGQLTKVAPIEKKLVLDFAELGVPIHNLEGMSFGPRLPDGSVSLIVVSDDNFSDDRLTQFLLLRVKTDEAIGI; this is translated from the coding sequence ATGGGTAATAATTCAGAGGTTCGAGTGTTGCAGCAAGGGAAGCAGTTCGTAAAATTTGGTTTTCGCAAAGGGGCGATCGCCCTAGTCGCATTAGTTTTAGCGATCTCCAATCTCTTGAGTGGCTGTACATTACCTGCAGTCTCCGCGCAAGATCGGATGTTTCTCGACCTTTCCCTAGAATTTTTAGACGAATATAAATTAACCGGGAGCAGTTTTCAGGGAACCCAAATCGGCGGGTTATCCGGGATAACCTACGATCGCGGGCGCGATCGCTTCTACGCCATTTCCGACGATCGCGGAAACTACGGACCGGCCCGTTTCTACACCCTCAAACTTACCCTGGATTCTAGCAATCCTGACGCGATCGGCATTCAAAAGCTCGAAATCGAGAACGTTACCGAAATCCGCAACGAAAACAATCGTCCCTATCCCATCGGCGAAATCAATCCCGAAGGAATCGCCTTCGCCCCACCCCACCAACTCTACATCTCCAGCGAAGGGGTCAATCGCAAACAGATTGCTCCTTTCGTCGCCGAGTACGACCTAGAAACCGGACAATGGCAACGGGGCGTCCCGATTCCGAAAACCTATCTCCCCGACGAGACCGAAAACGGTCAAACCCGGGGAGTTCAAGAGAATTTAGGGTTTGAATCGCTCACCCTCAACGCCCGCAGCTTCGGGGATCCGAGTGTGGATCCGATTCGGTTATTTACGGCGACCGAAGCCCCCCTCGTACAAGATTTAGACGATCCCGAGGCGGGATTGAAGCCGAAAAATCGCCTGCTGCACTATCTGATCGGCGACGGACCGCCGATTCCGATCGCCGAGCACCTCTACGAACTCGACACGGACGAACGATGGAGTTTATTTACGGGATTAACCGATTTGCTGGCATTAGATCGCGGCGGTCACTTGTTGAGTTTAGAGCGTTCTTTTGGCTTTCTCGGTTACGAAGCGAAGATCTTTCAAATTACCCTGGGTTCGGCGACGGATACGTCGAGAATTGCCAGTTTGAAAGGGCAGTTAACGAAAGTTGCTCCGATTGAGAAGAAGTTAGTCTTAGATTTTGCCGAGTTGGGGGTTCCGATTCACAATTTGGAGGGGATGAGTTTCGGTCCGCGATTGCCCGATGGGTCGGTCAGTTTGATCGTGGTCAGCGACGATAATTTTAGTGACGATCGCCTCACCCAGTTTTTGCTATTGCGGGTGAAAACTGACGAGGCGATCGGGATCTAA
- a CDS encoding tetratricopeptide repeat protein: MYKLPPILTKTRFQRFTGCFGFAQIPISLLAIALWSGAPAPVGARSETTEAPPIPATESSEMAPDPLLPNPPEDGVLPPERRQSLELALDRLNAEALAQLAAGNGKEAFKLWNRELRLRRYLGPIAEVQALSRVGAIAWQQEELTQVEIVETRLEAIHQEFCPGGQLCDLALLRELGGAFEQVRSRDLAIRVYSKLLGNARQREDIEEIKLNLEKIGQLQVENLDYRAAAPYYEELLAHATARNDREAQIGYIERLIFVYAQGRDRERAIVMRQQLIAHYLNVQDLRKVPQLKVAVGVNYQLLGKLPEAIENYREAYTMAWSLQQFQVAREALQQLADLYYSLEKVDEALQVYEAMLVVDRRATNLYGLMESFDRIGQIQRDRGAYPEALAAFQSALELAQRLDAPTDRFSRQIEEIVRQSAQQ; encoded by the coding sequence ATGTACAAATTACCCCCGATTTTGACAAAAACCCGTTTTCAACGGTTTACAGGCTGTTTTGGTTTCGCTCAGATTCCCATTAGTCTGCTGGCGATCGCCCTATGGAGTGGGGCGCCCGCCCCGGTTGGCGCCCGTTCGGAAACGACGGAAGCACCGCCGATTCCGGCGACGGAGTCTTCGGAAATGGCGCCGGATCCCCTGTTGCCCAATCCTCCTGAAGACGGTGTATTGCCTCCAGAACGCCGTCAATCTCTGGAATTGGCGTTGGATCGCCTCAATGCGGAAGCGTTGGCTCAATTGGCGGCGGGAAATGGGAAAGAGGCGTTTAAATTGTGGAATCGGGAATTACGGTTGCGTCGCTATCTCGGCCCGATCGCCGAAGTGCAGGCGTTGAGTCGGGTGGGGGCGATCGCGTGGCAACAGGAGGAGTTAACTCAAGTCGAAATTGTCGAGACCCGCTTGGAGGCGATTCACCAGGAGTTTTGTCCGGGGGGTCAGTTATGCGATTTGGCGCTTTTGCGGGAGTTGGGAGGAGCATTCGAGCAGGTGCGATCGCGGGATCTCGCTATTCGCGTCTACAGCAAACTGTTGGGTAATGCCCGTCAACGGGAAGATATTGAGGAAATTAAGCTTAATTTAGAAAAAATTGGACAATTACAGGTAGAAAATCTCGACTATCGAGCTGCCGCTCCCTATTACGAAGAATTGCTTGCTCATGCGACAGCACGAAACGATCGCGAGGCTCAAATCGGTTATATCGAGCGCTTGATTTTCGTGTACGCCCAAGGACGCGATCGCGAACGGGCGATCGTCATGCGCCAACAACTGATCGCCCACTATTTAAACGTGCAGGATTTACGCAAAGTTCCGCAGTTGAAAGTGGCGGTGGGCGTCAATTACCAACTGCTGGGCAAACTGCCGGAGGCGATCGAAAATTACCGCGAAGCTTATACGATGGCTTGGTCGCTCCAACAATTCCAAGTGGCTCGCGAAGCCCTGCAACAATTGGCGGACTTGTATTATTCTTTAGAGAAAGTTGATGAAGCGTTGCAAGTTTACGAGGCGATGTTAGTTGTCGATCGCCGCGCCACCAATCTTTACGGATTGATGGAGAGTTTCGATCGCATCGGCCAAATTCAGCGCGATCGTGGGGCCTATCCGGAAGCGCTCGCCGCCTTCCAAAGCGCTTTAGAATTGGCTCAACGCCTCGATGCCCCCACGGATCGATTCAGCCGCCAAATCGAGGAAATCGTCCGCCAATCTGCTCAACAATAA
- a CDS encoding chromophore lyase CpcT/CpeT: protein MTHSTDIETLARWMAADFSNQEQAIENPPFFAHIRVCMRPLPWELLDGLSLYLEQAYDYMLGQPYRVRVLKLIPTGDRIQIENYKIDEQEQFFGAAREVQRLQELTRERLEKIPGSTFIAEWTGEGFKGAIEPGKKCIVVRKGKTTYLDSQFEITPEVFISHDRGRDPETDEHVWGSVAGPFVFTKRLADFGDEVILKG from the coding sequence ATGACTCATTCGACTGATATTGAAACATTAGCCCGTTGGATGGCTGCCGACTTTAGCAATCAAGAACAGGCGATCGAAAATCCGCCATTTTTTGCCCACATTCGAGTATGTATGCGTCCGCTTCCCTGGGAACTCCTCGACGGGTTGAGCTTGTATTTAGAACAAGCTTACGATTACATGCTCGGTCAACCCTATCGAGTGCGCGTGTTGAAGTTAATTCCCACGGGCGATCGCATCCAGATCGAGAACTACAAAATCGACGAGCAAGAACAGTTTTTCGGCGCGGCCCGAGAGGTGCAACGCTTGCAAGAACTGACCCGAGAACGACTGGAAAAAATCCCCGGTTCGACGTTTATCGCCGAATGGACTGGAGAGGGCTTTAAAGGGGCGATCGAACCGGGCAAAAAATGTATTGTCGTCCGTAAGGGAAAAACCACCTATCTCGACAGTCAATTTGAAATTACCCCCGAGGTATTTATCAGCCACGACCGGGGTCGCGATCCCGAGACAGACGAACATGTTTGGGGATCGGTCGCCGGACCTTTTGTGTTTACAAAGCGACTGGCAGATTTTGGCGACGAAGTGATCCTCAAAGGGTAG
- the cbiT gene encoding precorrin-6Y C5,15-methyltransferase subunit CbiT, protein MPSTLWPYMTPGIPDHLFERLPGIPMSKREIRVLLLSHLRLMPDSVLWDIGAGTGTIPVEAGLSCPQGRIVAVERDEEVAALIRKNCDRFEVTNVEVIEGSAPECLAELTTRPDRVCIEGGRSISTILKEVWPYLNSGGRVVATAANLENLYSISESFAQLHVRNVEVVQSSINRLETRGTHQTFAAVDPIFILSGEKLD, encoded by the coding sequence ATGCCTTCTACTTTGTGGCCCTACATGACCCCTGGAATTCCCGACCATTTGTTCGAGCGACTGCCGGGAATTCCGATGAGCAAGCGCGAAATCCGCGTCTTGTTACTCTCCCACCTGAGATTGATGCCGGATTCGGTGTTGTGGGATATCGGCGCGGGAACGGGGACGATTCCGGTAGAAGCTGGGTTGAGTTGTCCTCAAGGGCGAATTGTGGCCGTAGAACGGGATGAGGAAGTAGCGGCACTGATTCGCAAAAACTGCGATCGCTTCGAGGTGACCAATGTGGAAGTGATCGAAGGCAGTGCGCCGGAATGTCTCGCCGAGTTGACGACTCGACCCGATCGCGTTTGCATCGAAGGGGGGCGATCGATTTCCACGATTCTCAAAGAAGTCTGGCCCTATCTCAATTCCGGCGGTCGCGTCGTCGCTACTGCCGCCAATTTAGAAAATCTCTACAGCATTTCCGAAAGTTTCGCGCAGTTGCACGTGCGAAATGTCGAAGTCGTGCAATCGTCGATCAATCGCTTGGAAACGCGCGGCACCCATCAAACTTTTGCCGCCGTGGATCCGATTTTTATCCTGAGTGGAGAAAAGCTCGACTGA